TATGCATAGATGACTGAAGGAAACAAACATTAAACtagccaaacaaacacaaaaccaCAAACCGTACTATTCAACGATACCTAAATATAACCATCTCTAACACAAACTAATATACTTTCTTCAAAAGaactaaaacaacaaatatatgcatagatgaCTGAAGGAAACAAACATTAAACtagccaaacaaacacaaagccACAAACCGTACTATTCAACGATACCTAAATATAACCATCTCTAACACAAACTAATATACTTTCTTCAAAAGaactaaaacaacaaatatatgcaTAGATAACTGAAGGAAACAAACATTAAACTAGTCAAACAAACACAAAGCCACAGACCATAATATTCAACCATACCTATATATAACCATCTCTAACACAAACTAATATACTTTCTTCAAAAGaactaaaacaacaaatatatgcatagatgactgaagaaaacaaacattaaactagccaaacaaacacaaagccACATACCGTACTATTCAACGATACCTAAATATAACCATCTCCAACACATACTTATATACTTTCTTCAAAAGaactaaaacaacaaatatatgtatagatgaCTGAAGGAAACAAACATTAAACTAGTCAAACGAACACAAAGCCACAAACCATAATATTCAACCAAACCTAAATATAAACATCTCCAACACATACTTATATACTTTCTTCAAAAGAACTAAAACCACaaatatatgcatagatgactgaagaaaacaaacattaaaccagccaaacaaacacaaagtcACAAACCATACTATTCAACCATACCTAAATATAAACATCTCCAAAGTCCTCCACcgtcttcaacatcatcatcatcaacttctcAACCTTTTTAACCTACAAACACATTAAACCAAttacaatcatcatcatcatcttaaaaaaatcatttttttgaaaacaaaaccctCACTTTTTGAGTTACTCGGACAAGAGCCTGCAACCCAAGTAGTAAGAAGCACAAGCATCAATGCAAGCATACTCAATTTGGGCATAACTAAGAACCCTAGATTCCCAATTGCTCAGAGTCACACGCCTCGGCTTCACCATTGTTAACCCTAGAATCTCCTTCGCATAACCCTTCAATCCCAAGCTCCGGCGATTGTCCAACCCTAAATAACTCCAGCACAATGGATCCAGATCAACAGGGTTGCCGCATTGGAGATCGTAATCATCAAAAAGCTTAGAAACATCAGCCATGATCCCAACTCCGACGAAAGAGATTGAGGGATCAGAGAGGAAGTCTCTGAGGATGCGGGGAATGGAATCCATGTGCTGGAGCTGGAGAATGAGGCATTGGTTCGAGAAGCAGAGCTGGAGAGTGGCGACCAGGTTGGAGGAGCCGGCGGTGAAGTTTGGGCGCCATTCGCAGTCGAGGCCGACGATCGGGGTTTGGAGATTGCGGAGGCTGGGGGTCAGGGATCGGAGCCAGACGGCGGTGGAGGAGCCGGAGGAGGTCACCGTCGTCACGATGACTTCGCCGGCGAAGTCGATTTCGTGGACGGTGGTCGCCGGCGGAGTGGGCCTGCGAGTTCCTGCCCACATTCTGCTTCTTCGATGAACCAACAAagaaaggtttagggtttttaatttattcattatctggtttttttaaacttagggtttttacctgcattttttgaaatataattatttaaaattttaaatatataaaattttcacaattaaCTTTACATTAATTTACTAATATTTATTGAAtatctattattaatattataaaatccaaaaaaaaattaacacctaaataatttcaaataatattggttttttttacaaaaaatgagTGTGAAATCTTGAGTGCAAGTTTTACTGGATTCAATGTTGATAATTAGTACCCAATTGTGGATGTGAGTTTGTTTCACAAACTCTTTATCTTATGttagataattaattttctatataaagGCACaccaatcatatatatatatatatatatatatgagtaattTAGAGATGTCTAGACACATCCACAGTCATCATCGAATAGTAATTTGACAGCAATAATTATCATAAAcagtattaaaaaaacattcgaTAGTATCACACAGTATTTGTAAAcagcaaaaaaatatatatataacgtaTATAAACAAACAGTTTTTAgataataatttaacaattataaTTAAACATCTCTGGTAAACAGTTATCTAGGAACATCCTGCAATAccttatctatatatatatatatatcacacaaAAGTTCAGTGCATGATTTATGCAACCCTCACATGGTAATACagttcatatgtttttttttaattatttaatactattGTGACGTGGCAATACACACTAATTGGTCTTATACATGACAAGTGACAcactgttttaatttttttaaattactagcTAGCGTGACATAACTCGGGATAAAAGATGTGAcgtggtatttttttttttatactagaaataaattttaattttacatttattaaaaatttcagaaaatattttagattttaatatttttgtataaaagtaaataaataaaagaattacttaaaattataaaaaaaataaaaattttgaaaatttataaaagttatAGAAGTTTTAGTAAATTTCAAtagtgtttattatttttttagatctcataaatttttagaatttctaatattatttattctataaaatgatataaatataaatataaatataaatatatatattatttattcttacaactaaaaattaaaatttatttttaaaaacaaatggcAGGTGGCAGCTGATATGGCAAGTTATCTCATGCAAgttatatgaaaaacataaaataaataaataaataaataatgaggcATTAAGAGAGTGTTTATTTGGTAGTATTTAAAACTCCTTGTAGTTGGAATTACAAAATTCCTTGAAGTAAGTTGTTTGGTTAGGTGGATTTAAAAAAGCAACTGGAGTT
The DNA window shown above is from Dioscorea cayenensis subsp. rotundata cultivar TDr96_F1 chromosome 12, TDr96_F1_v2_PseudoChromosome.rev07_lg8_w22 25.fasta, whole genome shotgun sequence and carries:
- the LOC120273383 gene encoding Werner Syndrome-like exonuclease, with the translated sequence MWAGTRRPTPPATTVHEIDFAGEVIVTTVTSSGSSTAVWLRSLTPSLRNLQTPIVGLDCEWRPNFTAGSSNLVATLQLCFSNQCLILQLQHMDSIPRILRDFLSDPSISFVGVGIMADVSKLFDDYDLQCGNPVDLDPLCWSYLGLDNRRSLGLKGYAKEILGLTMVKPRRVTLSNWESRVLSYAQIEYACIDACASYYLGCRLLSE